The following are encoded together in the Pygocentrus nattereri isolate fPygNat1 chromosome 15, fPygNat1.pri, whole genome shotgun sequence genome:
- the zgc:153993 gene encoding apoptosis regulator BAX, translating to MAEPNENERTDDELLGAAGGADVVDDLIVEESALIFRGYVMERFSTENPAMHVSPEDLGGRPDEMDDPRIKVVVEQLLKIADDLNRNAEFQHLISTVEANCAQDVFMTVARSIFADGINWGRIVALFHLAYQLIYRALTQNHYEIIKTIISWVLQFIREHISAWIRQQGGWGAVLRSVSRWRTVSIIAAVAFIVAAVYWRNTR from the exons ATGGCGGAACCTAACGAAAACGAGAGAACGGACGACGAACTGCTGGGGGCCGCCGGCGGGGCAG ATGTCGTTGATGATCTAATCGTAGAGGAAAGTGCATTAATATTTAGAGG GTATGTTATGGAGCGGTTCAGTACAGAGAACCCTGCCATGCACGTGAGCCCCGAGGATCTCGGTGGAAGACCTGATGAAATGGACGATCCTCGAATAAAAGTGGTTGTAGAGCAGCTTCTTAAGATTGCGGATGATCTGAATCGAAATGCAGAGTTTCAACA TCTCATCAGCACTGTGGAGGCTAACTGTGCTCAAGATGTGTTCATGACGGTGGCCAGGAGCATCTTTGCAGACGGCATTAACTGGGGGCGGATTGTGGCTCTCTTTCATCTGGCCTATCAGCTGATTTACAGG gCACTGACTCAAAACCACTATGAAATCATCAAGACGATCATTAGCTGGGTATTACAATTTATCAGGGAACACATATCTGCCTGGATCAGACAGCAGGGAGGATGG GGGGCCGTTTTGCGCAGTGTGTCCAGATGGCGCACTGTGTCTATCATTGCTGCCGTGGCATTCATTGTTGCTGCCGTGTACTGGAGAAACACTCGCTGA